A region of the Paraburkholderia flava genome:
GCCGGGTACGAGTTTCAGTTCGAAGAAACCGAAGCGACGTGCGCTCGACACCGTATGCGTCCACGCGATGTCGTGATTGAAGCCGATCATGATCACCGGCACCGCGAGAAACGACACGCCGGCGACGTCGAGCTGGCCGGGGATCGTCAGTTGCGCCTGATAGAAACGGTCCGGGCCGCGCCAGAACCAGTGCGGGTTGCCGAACAGCAGGCTGTGACCATCGCGGGTCGCCGAGCCGCCGAACACATACGCGTTGCTGCCGATGCCGACGTGACCGCCGACCGCCAGTTGGTCGGGATCGATCGGCTTCATGGCGGCGAGCGTCGCGCTATCGGTCAACGATGAAGTCGACGACGACTGCGCTTGCGGCACACGCGGCGGCTGCGCCTGCGCGATCTGCGACAGAAACCGTGTGCCGCCGCCCGCGAGCATCACCGCGACGAGACGGCGGTACAGATCGTCACTGGAGATCGGCTTGACCCACGGCTTGCCGGCGCATTCGGCATGCGCGCCCGGAAAGTTGCCGCGCTTCATCTCGTCGACGTAGCGGTTGTAGCCGTCGGCAAAACCCGCGACCAGTTCACGCAATTGCAGCGGCTGCGCGGCGCGATAGCGTGCGACTGCGTCGTCGTCGGCGATCGAGCGGAAGAAGAAATCGGCGTCGAGATTGCGAGGCTGGCCGAAGGTCGCCGCGTCGGGCGTCCGCGCGTCGGCGCCGAACCACGCGGAACGTTCGCCGCGCCACGTCAGAAACGCGTCGGCGAGCGTGCACAGGTTGTCCTGCGCCTGCACGTAACCGTAGCCATAGCCGAGGCTGCCCCAGTCGCGGGCTTCGACGTGCGGGATGCCGTCCTGGGTACGGCGTACGTCCACGCGATACGGCGTGGCAGAGGCTGCGGGGGACGCCGCGTGTGCGGCGGGCAGCACCGCAACGCTGATGACGGCAACGGTCGACAGGAGTCTGGAAAATCTGCGAAACAACGGAGTCATGACACTCCCGGATGACGATGAAGAACCACGTGCCGACGCAGAACGACGAGGCGTTCCGACGGGAGTCGCGGGCACGCGACGAAACGGCGCGCATCGCACCGTGCGAAAACGGAGACGAAAGTGAAAGCGGCCGGAGATGGAATTGAAAAGCGCACTGAACAGCAATGTGGCTCGTATCTTACTGTGACGATACGCAATACGTCTGCAGGAGAGCCGTCCTCGTAATGAACGGTAACTACGTATGCGCGATGTGTCAGAAGTCGTCGGGGAAATCGAGTTCCCAGCGCACTTCGCTGCCGACGCTCAACTGCCGGCCCGCCCCTTCGATGACGATCGCGTTCTGCCCGAACGTCAGCCCGCCATCAACGCGCGCGTTCGCGCGCCAGCCGGCCATCGTGTCGAGCGGCTCGTTCGGCCACTGCGGATCGGGCCGGCCCGCGAGATGATCGACGGTGGTGATCGGACAGCGCGCACACGGTTTGACGAAGCGTAGTTCGATTGCGTCTTGTGTGCTGGTTGTACTGGCCGGCTGGATGGACAGCGTGCCGACGAAATCCTCCTCGAATGCCTCGATGCCGCGCAGCACGATGTTCGGACGGAAGCGGTTCATCGGAATCGCCGGTGCGCCTTTCGCAAGCAGACGGCGGTTCACTTCGTCGAGCGATGCCTCGCCGGTAACAAGCAACGGGAAGCCGTCGGCGAACTGCGTCGGCGAGTCGACGCCCTGGGTCCACTGCTGGCTGGCGAGCCGCGTCTCGGCGCGGTCGAATCGCACCAACCGCACGTCGGTGCCGAGCACGCTGGAAAACCAGCGGGCCGGCGCATCGCCTTCGTCGAATGCGGTCACGGCGTCTTTCCAGATCGTCACGGGGATGCGTGCGGCGGCACGCGGTGCGTCGAGCGGCAGACGCAGCACCGTGTCCGCGCCGGGTGCCGACAGTTCGAGCATCCCGGTAGAGATCGACAGCACGGGATGGATCAGCGCCATCGCCGGGTACTGACGCTGCGAAACGAAATGCCCGTCGCGATCGATCACCATCCAGTGACGGTCCCACGCGAGCCCATGCGATTCGAGCAACGCGCTTTCGAGCGGAATACCGCCGCACGATTTGACCGGATAGACGAACAGCGCACTGACGAAAGGCATCGAAAACGACCGGCATGGGGAGTGCAGAACGCGTGACGTGCACGCGCGTCGACGCCACGCGTCGATGGGGGCGATTTTCGCCTGGCGTTTTTGTTGCTGCAACCGGTCTGCGATGCGGGGGCTTGTTGTTATCGACGGATGGGGTGCGCGTCCGGCTGTTGTGCGGTACTGCGTGCTTCACGCGGCGGGGTTTCCTGTGTACGTGTCCGCGACTTGCGCTTCAGTATCGGCCACGCCGTCGTGCCGCTCGCCATACGCAACGCAGGCCGCGTACCCCTCGATGCCGTCGATCCAGTGAAACCGCAGCCGACTTGCATCGGCTGCGATCGAGTCTTGCTCGGCAAACGGCTGCTGGATACCGTCGACGAACGGATCGACAGCAATGCATTGCAGCCCCTCCGTAATGCCGAGGCCAAGCGCCTTCAGCAATGCTTCTTTCGCAGTCCAGCTGAGCAGAAAGCCGCGCAACTGCTTCTCAGGCGCGTGCTCTTCCAGCGCGCGCCGCTCGTCCGTCGTACACACGAGGTCGGCGAGCGGCGGCCAGTCGAGTGACGGATCGATACGCTCGATATCGATGCCGACCACCCGCCCCGCCGAAATCGCGATCAACGCGTGCTCGCCCGCATGCGACACGTTGAACGACAGATCGGGATAACCGTCGAGCGCAGGCCGGCCGTAGCGGCCCGCGATAAAGCGCAGCGCGTGCGGCGCTGCGCCGATCCGTCCGGCGAGCAGCATCCGC
Encoded here:
- a CDS encoding MOSC domain-containing protein produces the protein MPFVSALFVYPVKSCGGIPLESALLESHGLAWDRHWMVIDRDGHFVSQRQYPAMALIHPVLSISTGMLELSAPGADTVLRLPLDAPRAAARIPVTIWKDAVTAFDEGDAPARWFSSVLGTDVRLVRFDRAETRLASQQWTQGVDSPTQFADGFPLLVTGEASLDEVNRRLLAKGAPAIPMNRFRPNIVLRGIEAFEEDFVGTLSIQPASTTSTQDAIELRFVKPCARCPITTVDHLAGRPDPQWPNEPLDTMAGWRANARVDGGLTFGQNAIVIEGAGRQLSVGSEVRWELDFPDDF
- a CDS encoding 4'-phosphopantetheinyl transferase family protein, encoding MTGRTERTYPVRVTAQRRWPADVEVWRVPVPADPAALAPLLGSVDDAERERADRYRQFADRARFLAARAALRMLLAGRIGAAPHALRFIAGRYGRPALDGYPDLSFNVSHAGEHALIAISAGRVVGIDIERIDPSLDWPPLADLVCTTDERRALEEHAPEKQLRGFLLSWTAKEALLKALGLGITEGLQCIAVDPFVDGIQQPFAEQDSIAADASRLRFHWIDGIEGYAACVAYGERHDGVADTEAQVADTYTGNPAA